GAAAAATATAATATTATTTCTCAAAATCCATTATTTAACTTCTTGTATTCCAGTCCTTCGGAAGTTTTTAGTAATTATATCCGTCAAATAATCCATGTCCCTGGATTAAGGGGAAATCCCGAACGAAATTATAAAATTACAGCTATAGGTGATGAATTTCCAGGTACATTTGAAAATTACGTTGCTAGTGTAATCAATTATTGGCAAAAGGGTAAAAATAATAAAACTATCAAAGAATTATGTGCTGCATTAGAAATACTAGGGTTAACTTGTAAAGTACAAGCAAGACAAGTTAATGATACACAAGTTGAGCTTAGAGTTGGTCGTTTACCACGCAACTCTGATGCTAAAGATGATCTGGTGAATATTGCCGATGTTGGATTTGGTGTTTCCCAAACATTACCTGTTTTAGTTGCTTTATTAGTAGCAGAACCAGGACAATTAGTATATATTGAACAACCAGAAATTCACCTGCACCCCCGCGCTCAAATTGCTATGGCAGAAATATTATCTAATGCAGCAAAAAGGGGTGTTAAAGTAGTTGTAGAAACTCATAGCGATAAATTAATTCTAGCAATTCAATCTTTAGTTGCCGAAGGTAATTTATCACCAGATATAGTAAAACTGCACTGGTTTACACGCCAAGAAAATGGTATAACAAATGTCAATAGTGCTGATTTAGATGAAACTGGCGCTTTTGGAGATTGGCCAGAAGATTTTGGTGATTTATCTCTACAATTAGAAAACCGTTATTTAAGTGCTGCGGAAGCTCGTTTAATGCAGGGTGTACATGGTGGCTAAAAATTCTCATGTTATATCATTGGATGATAATACTGCTAGAAAATTTTTTAGTGAAGCATCTGTAAAAATTGATGAACTCAAAGATATTGTATGGGTAAATCCAGACAAAGTAGATGAAGAACAACCTATTGAATGGTTAAGAAATGGAGCAAAAGTAGAAAGCGATCGCCTACTAATGAATTATTCTGACAAAAAAATATAAAATATGTAGGTTGGGTTGACGCTCATGTTACCCAACATCAACCAAAAATAATACATAAGTTGGGTTGTATTTCATTTAACCCAACCTACAAAATTGTTTATTCTTCAATTAATTTGTATAGCGTCTTAAAGAAAAAAGGAATATGATTTTCAACAATACAATCTTGTTTTGAATAAAATTTACCAATTTCTAAAGATAACTGTTCTCTAAATTTGGATTCTGAATGAGTCCAATTATCATCAGGCAAAATTTGCTTCCAATATTCTTTAGATTTGACAAGCATTAATACCGCATTTATTAACTTATTTTTATAATGTAAATTTTGATTATTTTGATACTCTTCTTGCCAAGAATATTGAAATTTATCTATTTCCATACCATCAAAACTAGAAAGGTGACTGATTCTCTTAATTACCCTTGACCAATGAATTTGTAAATCTGCATCATTAGTCATATCATTAACCATATCTAAATAAATATTTTCTAAATTAACAGTATTTTCTTTATATAAAGGAGAAATAATATATTGATTATCAAAAACTTCTTGAATATCAGGTTTTAAAAAATAAGCTTCTTTATGAATTAAACCAGTAATCCATATACGATGATGGTTTAGATCAGTTTCATTAATCTTTGTTTCATCATAAATATTATAGAAAATATCATCAGTATTTTGAAATTTGTAATCTTCTTTTATTTCAGCAAGTTGAATATCTAAATCTACAATAGCAAAAAGTTTATCAGGAGTTAAAAATGATTGACTATAATCAGCATTATGTAAATCTAAAAGCCCAAAAAATGTATTTAAAACATCATTTCTATCTCCACAATTAAAAAAAACTGGTCTATATTGCTTCCACCATGTTGGGACACAAGCATTATAAAAATTAGCATCTGGCATTTGTTCCATTTGCTTATATAATTGCGGTGAGCGTCTACCTTCTACTTTTGGGGGAATAAGACCTTCACAGAGAATGACAATTTTATTTTTAATTCTGCTATCTTGAATAATCTTTAAACAATGTTCTTTTAGTTCCTGCTCATTAAAACTCATATTCTTGATTAGGTTGATTATTGAATTGTTCTTCCTTGTAATTTTGGATCTAATTCCTTAACATGAGCAGGTGTAACTGCATTACATAATTCATAAGAATGTGTTGCAAGAATATATTGATTAGTCGCACCCCATTCTTCTAAATCTCTAACTATTTGATATTGCCAATCTGGGTGAAATGATATTTCTAATTCATCCATTAATACAATAGCATCTTCTATCTTATTATGTTTTAACCACATATATATACATAATCTTTTTAATTCTCCATGACTTAAATCTTCTGGATAAAGTTCTGTTTCATCACCATCAATTTTAAAATTAATTCCAGATAAATCAGGTTGTACATTAATTTTCTTGTTACTTAAAAGATTATTGAGTTCATCTAATAATTTTACATAATTATTACCATAATTTCCCCCTTTTTCGACAGCTTGTTTAAAATCATCATCTCGTGCTTTTTTGAATGCTTCAATCAGAATGTCTATTGATAAGAAATCATAGGTAAAAAATCCAGGTAATTTAGAATTAGCTGTTTTAATTTGTTGATAATAGTTAGTTTGATTGTTTTCCTGTTTTTTAAATAAGGATTTTCTGTTGTCTGGTTGTAAAAATAGGAATATTTGTGAAACGTGAGCAGTTAAAAATATTTTGTTTGATAATTCAATGAGCAATTTAAATATTTCATCTCCATCGAATTGACAAATAAATCTCCCTATAAAGTTTTGAGCAGTCTGAAAACTATAAATAAAGTATAAATTAATATATTTTTCTGATTTTTCCTCATAAAAACTAACTGATTTAATTTCATCATCGTCATAATCTTGTTCCAGTAATTTTAAAATATAAGATTCACTACAAATAAAAAAATCAAGTTTTACAGTTTTACTACCATCCCAAATATCAATAATAGCTAATGTCCTTTTCCCCGACTCATCATTAACCTCAAACCCATGTAGTAGATTTTGAATAAACTCGAATCTATCAGGATTACCAGAACAGTGTAATAAAACAAAAATCAACTGTAACAATGTACTTTTACCCCCTCCATTTTGACTACCAAGGGGAAAAATACGCGGAGTAAATTCTTTCTCAAAAGTAATATCTACATTTTTTAAAGCTCGAAAATCAGGTACTTGGATTCTTTGTATGTGCATAAATCAATATAGTGTTTTAACTTTACAAGTAGACCATGTCCATTATACTCCCTTTCCAGTGCAATATTACTTATTTTCTTCCTCTAACATACCTATAAGATACAAGGTTGGGTTGACGGAAGGAAACCAAACATCAACTAACAATAATAAATGTGTTGGTTTGCATTTCATTTAACCTAACCTACAAATTACTAATTGCTACATACAAGATAGTTGAAAATATTGTATCATACATGTATCGTTTATATAGTTTATTTAGTCATGAACGTCTTCGATATCTACTCAAAACGGCAAAAAAAACTTATGGGAGATGTCCCTGATGTGTATCAGTATGATAATATTCCTCGGACTCTCCGTGTACAGATTGTTCATATTATAAAGGATCTTATTGGTCTTTATGAGACAAATAAAAGTGAACAAGTTTTTCTGGATATTCACAATATAATATGTCGTGAACATGGCATATTAAGTTTGGGTTCAGATATCTCATTCATGTTCAATGTGCGAAATAATATGCTATATACTAAAAGAGTATTGAATTTTATAATAGAAGCGGAAGAAATAGAACAGGTTCTTGATAGCGTTGAATTAACCTTTAAATTTTTTGAAAAATTATATAACAAAGGTGATACAATAAAAAATATATCAAATACAATTGATCAATTAATCAAGGAATTGAACTTTAGATTTAGGGAACATGGAATAGGCTATCAGTATGAGTCAGGTGAAATTATAAGAGTTGATTCTCAGATTATCCATACTGAAGCAGTCAAGCCAGTTTTACAATTATTAAGTGATACTCGATTTCAGGGAGCAAATGAGGAATTTTTGAAAGCTCATGAACATTATAGACATGGGAATTACAAAGAATGTCTCAACGAATGTCTCAAAGCTTTTGAAAGCACTATGAAAATCATTTGTAATAAGCAAGGCTGGAATTTTGAACCTAAAGATACAGCCCAAAAACTTATTAATATTTGCTTCAATAATCATCTAATTCCTAATTATTTAGAAACCCAATTTTCAACACTCAGGCAAAATCTTGAAAGTGGAATTCCTACAATGAGAAATAAGCTTGGAGGACATGGACAGGGTTCTCAACCTGTTAATGTTCCACAATATTTTGCAGCTTACCAACTTCATATAACAGCAAGTACAATTTTGTTTTTGATACAAGCTGAAAAATCCCTTCCTTAAATACTAAAAACACATATTTTGTAGGTTGGGTTGACGCAAGGAAACCCAACATCAACCAACAATAATACATAAGTTGGGTTGCATTTCATTTAACCCAACCTACAACTCAATTTCAGATAACATTAAGATGATATACCCAATGTATTAGTAAGTTAAATTTAACTCTAGTTGCTTCTCTGGAATATCTTGTAATATTTGAGAATTTAACTTGTTAACATCTTCAGTTTTTTTTGTAGCATCACGAATAATTTTTTTTATAGTCTCAACTGGTAATTTACTTGCATTTTTACTATTATAAAATACATGAGACTCTAAATTTGAATTATTCTTCATTAATTGAATTTCTTGCCATATTGATGATGAAATAGCCTTACCAAATACAGCTATTTGTCCAGTAAGTTCGTCAGTTATGAAATCACACCATTTAAGTTTGTGTAATTCATTAAAATCTAAACCTACTGAATTTTTAAGTTCGCATATTAGATAATTACGCCGTTTTGTATCTAATTTATAACCACCGTTAGATTTAATAATGATAGGTTTATTAGTGGCATTTTTATCTTCTGTTTGGGTGAGTGCAATATCACCTATTTTTGTTACTTCTACTGAAGTATTAACAGGAAATATTAGATGACTCACATTTGATATTTCATGGTCTTGATTGGAGATAGAATCTTCTTGAACTGCAACTGAATATAAAAACTTAAATATGTCTCTGTAGGTTTGCTTACCAACTCCTTCAATTTTACCTAAATCTCTAAATCTTTTGATTGGTAAAGATTCTAATATTTTTCTTGATATATCATTTTTTATACCTAATTTATCAGCCCAGAAAGTATTTTGTTTATTGTTCAATAATTCAGTCATCACACCTTCAATTCCAGTTGCTTCTGATTCACGGTCAAGACATATATATATATCTATATTAAGGTTTTGAAGATAATTCTCCATTATGGTTTGAACATCTCTCCAATTCAATCCTCCTTTATCGCAGCCCAGTTTTGGAAAAGCAATTGATTGAATACATCCTCGTTCATAATTTTTGGCAAAATAATCTAAACCTTGTTCTATCCATTCAATTTTTGAAGGATATTTCCAATGATTTTTTGTGGGAAAATTCATTATCCAAGGATTACCATAGGACCGATATAAATATGGTTTACCAATTTTGACAGACTTGCTTTTGCATCTTTCTGCATAATCTTGAAACATTTCTGGAAAACGCAATTGACATTCTAGTGCTAATCCTGCTCCCATAACACCTACGCAATTGACTGTATTTACTATAGTTTGTGCGCTAACATTAAACACGGTGGTATCAGTGTATTTTAACATACATATCCTCAGAAAAAATATAGATTTCGATTTATCTCCACTACAATATTAACATCTATTGAAAGTGAGTCAATAATAGCTCTAACTTGTTCGACTTGATTTGGTAAACAACAAAATATCTTCAAAATCTTGTTAATATAAACTTTAGGATATACCAGAATTTCAGCACATTTTATTCTTTTACCATCAGGAATATCATTCCAATATCCTGCATTAATTATATCCCAAGGTAGATTATCTAGTAAAGATACACCTCGATAGAATTTAGTGTCAAGAGAAGCAGCATTACCATTGGAAAATATTGTTGTTGACTGAAAAAGTAAACAAGGATCTACACCAAGAAAAACTATTTGGTTTTGTATTTCTCTTTTCACATAAAGCATGGGATTTCTTGGAGAAAAATAAAAAGGTACATAATTATGTAATTCTATATCATTAATTATACGATTACTTCTGAGATACTGTACAGTTGGATCAGATATATCTGTTACCAGACCTAACTTATGAGCCTCATTATGTGATAATAGTCCATGTTGTAATATGGAAGGTAGATTGCTAATAGCGGTCATGTGATAAAGGTACTTGATATTATATTTTTCAAGATATTGATATGGGAAATTGCTATTCATGTTTTTCTATCTATAGTTTAAGTTGTAGGTTGGGTGGAGGTGCGAAACTCAACACCACCCATCAGTATGTTACCATAAATGTTGGGTTGCATTTTATTTAACCCAACCTACAAAAACTATCCTAAAACGAAATTCACCAACTTACCAGGAACAACAATTACCTTCTTGATTTCCTTCCCTTCAATATAACGCTGTGCAACCTCAGACTCCCGCGCATATTTTTCCAACTCCCCTTTATCAGCTTGAGAAGGAACTTGAATAGAACCGCGAGTTTTACCCATAATTTGAATTACCAAAGTAATTTCATCAGCTATCAAAGCCGCAGGATCAAAACTTGGCCAAGTTTGGGTATGCACAGAGTTTTTATTCCCCAATAACTGCCATAATTCATCACCAATATGCGGGGCAAAAGGCGCTAACATAATCACCAAAGTTTGAATACCTTCCGCGTAAATTGGTGAATTATGACAATCAGCATCAGTCAACGCATTACTTAACTTCATCAATTCCGAAATTGCAGTATTAAATTGATATTCATCTTCTACATCTTCCGTAATTGCTTGAATAGCAATATGAATGAAGCGACGTAAATCTTTTTCGGCTTTTGTCAGTTGTCCGTTGTCAGTTGTCAGTTGTTTTGGACTTGCAGCATAATCTGTTACCAACCGCCAAACCCGATTTAAAAAGCGGAATTGTCCCTCAACATCAGCCTCATCCCATTCTAAATCTTTTTCAGGAGGCGCTTTAAATAAAATGAACATTCGCGCCGTATCAATGCCATATTTATTAATCACATCTTCCGGTGCAACACCATTGCCTTTTGATTTAGACATGGTAGCATACAGACGTTGTAAAGGTTCTCCAGTTTGTGGATCTACAGGATTATTAGCATCAACCAAATTAGAAGGAATCCATTTATCCTTACCACCTTTATTCGGGTTCATGTAAGTTAAACCCTGTACCATTCCCTGAGTTAATAGGCGTTGAAATGGTTCATCAAAGTTGAATAAACCTCTATCTCTTAATACCTTAGTGAAGAACCGCGAATACAATAAATGTAAAATTGCGTGTTCAATTCCGCCCACATATTGATCAACCGGCATCCAATCATTTACTTTACCAGAATCAAAAATCTTTTCCTCATTCTTTGCGTCAGGATAACGCAAGAAATACCAAGAAGAATCAATAAAAGTATCCATTGTATCGGTTTCCCTTTTTGCAGGAGTACCGCAAGTTGGACAAGGGACATTTACCCAACTTTCTAACTGTGCTAAAGGTGAACCACCCCGACCACTTAATTCAATATCTTCGGGTAATTGGACAGGTAAATCTTTATCTGGTACTGGCACAATTCCACATTCAGGACAGTGAATAACAGGGATAGGTGCGCCCCAATAACGTTGTCGAGAAATTAACCAATCTCGGAGGCGATATTGTATTCTTAATTTACCAAAGTTTTGTTTTTCGGCAAATTCGATAATGGCTTTTTTGGCATCTATTGAATTTATGCCATTAAAGTCACCGGAATTAACTAAAATTCCCGCTTCTGTATAGGCTGATTTTAAAGTTTCTTCTGCACCAACTTCGGGAACAATTACCACTTTGATAGCTAAATTTTGTTCTTTGGCAAATTTGAAATCTCGGACATCATGGGCTGGTACACCCATTACCGCACCTGTACCATATTCATAGAGAACATAATCTGCAATCCATACGGGTACTTCTTCCCCAGTAAAGGGGTTAATAACCTTCCCACCTGTAGGAATACCCCGTTTTGGTTTATCTTCTGCTGTTCTTTCTAACTCGCTTTGGTTGCTGACTTCCTTGATAAAGGCTTCTACCGCCGCTTTTTGTTCTGATGTGGTAATAACCTGAGTTAAGGGGTGTTCTGGAGCTAATACAACGTAACTCACGCCATAAATAGTGTCGGGACGAGTGGTATAAACGCCGATTTTTTCATCTAATCCGACAATAGGAAATTCTAAATATGCACCAGTGGATTTTCCTATCCAGTTGGCTTGCATTAATTTGACTCGCTCAGGCCAACCTGTGAGTTTATCCAAATCATTTAATAATTCTTCGGCGTAGTCGGTAATCTTAAAAAACCATTGACGTAGTAATTTACGTTCAACTATTGCACCACTGCGCCAGGAACGTCCTTCATTATCAACTTGTTCGTTTGCTAATACAGTTTGGTCTATGGGGTCCCAATTAACTGCGGCTTCTCTTTGATATGCTAAACCAGCTTCGAGAAATTGCAGAAAAATCCACTGTGTCCATTTATAATAATCGGGGGAACAGGTAGCAAGTTCAGTTTCCCAATCTAAGGATAAACCCAGACGCTGTAATTGTTGCCGCATTTGGGCAATATTTTGATAAGTCCATTTGGCAGGGGGTACACCTCTATCAATGGCGGCGTTTTCTGCGGGTAGTCCGAAAGCATCCCAACCCATTGGATGTAATACCCGATACCCTTGCATTCGTTTGAGGCGGGCAATCACATCTGTAATTGTGTAGTTACGGACGTGACCCATGTGCAAGCTACCGGATGGGTAAGGAAACATGGAAAGCGCGTAGAATTTTGGCTTGTTTTGATCTTGAGGCGTTTTATCTAAGCCAAGCTCTGCCCATATTTGTTGCCATTTTTCCTCAATTGCGGCTGGTTGGTATAACGTTTTTTGGGGGGACTCCACAACTAAAACTCCTAATGCTGTTACCTAATTTCGCTATTGTGGCATAATCTTGACTGCTCCTGAAGCTATTGAGTTTTTTAGGGAGCGAAGCATATATCCTTATGGCATTTTGTAATTTTATTTGCCGATTTTCTGGTATATATCGTTATTATCATTAACCAGAACAAATTATGACTCATTTTGG
The window above is part of the Dolichospermum sp. DET69 genome. Proteins encoded here:
- the leuS gene encoding leucine--tRNA ligase, whose amino-acid sequence is MESPQKTLYQPAAIEEKWQQIWAELGLDKTPQDQNKPKFYALSMFPYPSGSLHMGHVRNYTITDVIARLKRMQGYRVLHPMGWDAFGLPAENAAIDRGVPPAKWTYQNIAQMRQQLQRLGLSLDWETELATCSPDYYKWTQWIFLQFLEAGLAYQREAAVNWDPIDQTVLANEQVDNEGRSWRSGAIVERKLLRQWFFKITDYAEELLNDLDKLTGWPERVKLMQANWIGKSTGAYLEFPIVGLDEKIGVYTTRPDTIYGVSYVVLAPEHPLTQVITTSEQKAAVEAFIKEVSNQSELERTAEDKPKRGIPTGGKVINPFTGEEVPVWIADYVLYEYGTGAVMGVPAHDVRDFKFAKEQNLAIKVVIVPEVGAEETLKSAYTEAGILVNSGDFNGINSIDAKKAIIEFAEKQNFGKLRIQYRLRDWLISRQRYWGAPIPVIHCPECGIVPVPDKDLPVQLPEDIELSGRGGSPLAQLESWVNVPCPTCGTPAKRETDTMDTFIDSSWYFLRYPDAKNEEKIFDSGKVNDWMPVDQYVGGIEHAILHLLYSRFFTKVLRDRGLFNFDEPFQRLLTQGMVQGLTYMNPNKGGKDKWIPSNLVDANNPVDPQTGEPLQRLYATMSKSKGNGVAPEDVINKYGIDTARMFILFKAPPEKDLEWDEADVEGQFRFLNRVWRLVTDYAASPKQLTTDNGQLTKAEKDLRRFIHIAIQAITEDVEDEYQFNTAISELMKLSNALTDADCHNSPIYAEGIQTLVIMLAPFAPHIGDELWQLLGNKNSVHTQTWPSFDPAALIADEITLVIQIMGKTRGSIQVPSQADKGELEKYARESEVAQRYIEGKEIKKVIVVPGKLVNFVLG
- a CDS encoding DUF4433 domain-containing protein, whose protein sequence is MNSNFPYQYLEKYNIKYLYHMTAISNLPSILQHGLLSHNEAHKLGLVTDISDPTVQYLRSNRIINDIELHNYVPFYFSPRNPMLYVKREIQNQIVFLGVDPCLLFQSTTIFSNGNAASLDTKFYRGVSLLDNLPWDIINAGYWNDIPDGKRIKCAEILVYPKVYINKILKIFCCLPNQVEQVRAIIDSLSIDVNIVVEINRNLYFF
- a CDS encoding AAA family ATPase yields the protein MHIQRIQVPDFRALKNVDITFEKEFTPRIFPLGSQNGGGKSTLLQLIFVLLHCSGNPDRFEFIQNLLHGFEVNDESGKRTLAIIDIWDGSKTVKLDFFICSESYILKLLEQDYDDDEIKSVSFYEEKSEKYINLYFIYSFQTAQNFIGRFICQFDGDEIFKLLIELSNKIFLTAHVSQIFLFLQPDNRKSLFKKQENNQTNYYQQIKTANSKLPGFFTYDFLSIDILIEAFKKARDDDFKQAVEKGGNYGNNYVKLLDELNNLLSNKKINVQPDLSGINFKIDGDETELYPEDLSHGELKRLCIYMWLKHNKIEDAIVLMDELEISFHPDWQYQIVRDLEEWGATNQYILATHSYELCNAVTPAHVKELDPKLQGRTIQ
- a CDS encoding macro domain-containing protein, producing the protein MLKYTDTTVFNVSAQTIVNTVNCVGVMGAGLALECQLRFPEMFQDYAERCKSKSVKIGKPYLYRSYGNPWIMNFPTKNHWKYPSKIEWIEQGLDYFAKNYERGCIQSIAFPKLGCDKGGLNWRDVQTIMENYLQNLNIDIYICLDRESEATGIEGVMTELLNNKQNTFWADKLGIKNDISRKILESLPIKRFRDLGKIEGVGKQTYRDIFKFLYSVAVQEDSISNQDHEISNVSHLIFPVNTSVEVTKIGDIALTQTEDKNATNKPIIIKSNGGYKLDTKRRNYLICELKNSVGLDFNELHKLKWCDFITDELTGQIAVFGKAISSSIWQEIQLMKNNSNLESHVFYNSKNASKLPVETIKKIIRDATKKTEDVNKLNSQILQDIPEKQLELNLTY
- a CDS encoding AAA family ATPase; protein product: MNQSDSNNSKQNKNAKGITKISVSGYKSLYDECSIEVRPLTILAGANSSGKSSIMQPLLLMKQTLEATYDPGALLLNGPNVKFTSATQLFSKISGIKPNNKFTVGIGIENDQIISNVFTTHKKEAIEIVEMIYKGNEQEFSLLPDMLPGDVMNILPKPYIEIYNAIQDTETLKNKMTWIVNRNRCFLEFSLSTKEKYNIISQNPLFNFLYSSPSEVFSNYIRQIIHVPGLRGNPERNYKITAIGDEFPGTFENYVASVINYWQKGKNNKTIKELCAALEILGLTCKVQARQVNDTQVELRVGRLPRNSDAKDDLVNIADVGFGVSQTLPVLVALLVAEPGQLVYIEQPEIHLHPRAQIAMAEILSNAAKRGVKVVVETHSDKLILAIQSLVAEGNLSPDIVKLHWFTRQENGITNVNSADLDETGAFGDWPEDFGDLSLQLENRYLSAAEARLMQGVHGG